One part of the Ochotona princeps isolate mOchPri1 chromosome 3, mOchPri1.hap1, whole genome shotgun sequence genome encodes these proteins:
- the CSTA gene encoding cystatin-A, whose protein sequence is MIPGGLTDAKPATPEIQEMVNKFKSQLEEETNERYEQFEAVEYKTQVVAGTNYYIKVRVGEDRYIHMKIFKSLPGRNQDLVLSAYQTDKSKNDELIGFQ, encoded by the exons ATGATACCTGGAGGCTTAACTGATGCCAAACCTGCCACTCCAGAAATCCAGGAGATGGTTAACAAG tttAAATCACAGCTGGAAGAAGAAACGAATGAACGTTATGAACAATTTGAAGCTGTGGAGTACAAAACTCAAGTAGTTGCTGGAACAAATTACTACATCAAG GTAAGAGTAGGTGAAGATCGTTATATTCacatgaaaattttcaaaagccTTCCTGGACGAAATCAGGATTTGGTGCTTTCTGCATACCAGACAGACAAAAGCAAGAATGACGAGCTGATTGGCTTTCAGTAG